A DNA window from Paraflavitalea devenefica contains the following coding sequences:
- a CDS encoding Mov34/MPN/PAD-1 family protein produces the protein MITIQPVAKELMFKDAVQAFPDECCGFLFGEEDREGNRIISEIQVVNNAKEGDKRRRFLIAPLDYIRAEQYAEDNKLLLLGVYHSHPNHPAIPSEHDRVAAQPYFSYIIISVLEGKIGPVRSWRLNDEVQFEEETVATFEVSPL, from the coding sequence ATGATAACTATACAACCAGTAGCAAAGGAATTAATGTTCAAAGACGCGGTACAGGCTTTTCCCGATGAATGTTGCGGGTTCCTGTTTGGAGAAGAAGACCGGGAAGGTAACCGGATTATCAGTGAAATACAGGTAGTGAACAATGCTAAGGAAGGCGATAAGCGCCGGCGGTTCCTGATAGCGCCGCTCGACTACATCAGGGCCGAGCAATATGCGGAAGACAACAAGCTGCTTCTGCTGGGAGTATATCACTCACATCCCAATCATCCGGCCATTCCTTCCGAGCATGACCGGGTAGCGGCGCAGCCTTATTTCTCTTACATCATCATCTCTGTGCTGGAAGGAAAAATTGGTCCTGTGCGTTCCTGGCGCTTAAATGATGAAGTACAGTTTGAAGAAGAGACCGTAGCAACTTTTGAAGTATCACCATTATAA
- a CDS encoding PLP-dependent cysteine synthase family protein, which produces MPFLTSEHIDERLLDSVRQLSSKIGHTPLYRITKLFAKPHVTIYAKQEWKQLSGSVKARAGYNIFKAAIEKGQLTRAKTLLDATSGNTGIAYAAVGNNLNVPVTLCLPENASKERKEILQSLGARIIYTSKFEGTDGAQAVAKELALAHPDKYFYADQYKNDNNWKAHYYTTALEIINDLPGITHFVAGLGTSGTFVGTGRRLRELNPAIHLTSLQPDNPMHGMEGWKHMETAVVPTIYDTTVADENNEVSTEEAYEIIKAAWKHENLLLSPSAAANLAGAIRVAEKLEAGNIVTVFPDNADKYSEVIKKLGIQ; this is translated from the coding sequence ATGCCATTCCTAACGTCAGAACATATTGATGAAAGATTGCTGGACAGTGTCCGACAGCTCAGCAGCAAAATAGGACACACCCCTTTATACCGGATCACCAAACTATTTGCAAAGCCCCATGTTACTATTTATGCCAAGCAGGAATGGAAACAACTTTCCGGCAGTGTAAAAGCCCGCGCCGGTTACAACATCTTTAAGGCCGCTATTGAAAAAGGACAGCTTACCCGCGCAAAGACCTTGCTGGATGCCACCAGTGGTAACACAGGTATTGCTTATGCGGCCGTAGGCAATAACCTCAACGTGCCTGTAACACTCTGCCTTCCTGAGAATGCTTCCAAAGAACGCAAGGAAATATTGCAATCACTGGGCGCCCGGATCATCTATACCTCCAAATTTGAAGGTACAGATGGTGCGCAGGCTGTCGCCAAAGAGCTGGCCCTGGCCCATCCGGATAAATACTTCTATGCCGATCAGTATAAGAATGACAACAACTGGAAAGCCCATTACTATACCACCGCACTGGAGATCATCAATGACCTGCCTGGCATTACCCACTTTGTGGCCGGACTGGGTACCAGCGGCACCTTTGTAGGTACCGGCAGGCGTTTGAGGGAACTCAATCCAGCTATTCACCTTACTTCTCTGCAACCGGATAATCCCATGCACGGTATGGAAGGCTGGAAGCACATGGAAACAGCCGTGGTGCCCACCATCTATGATACCACTGTAGCCGATGAAAACAATGAAGTAAGTACCGAAGAAGCCTATGAGATCATCAAGGCTGCCTGGAAACATGAGAACCTGCTGCTGAGCCCTTCTGCCGCAGCCAACCTCGCAGGCGCTATCAGGGTAGCAGAAAAGCTGGAAGCCGGTAACATAGTGACCGTATTTCCTGATAATGCCGATAAATACAGTGAAGTAATTAAAAAACTTGGTATTCAATGA
- a CDS encoding DNA-3-methyladenine glycosylase family protein, with translation MKTLLIPKPALFSFDECLWFLNRNYDDCLHHIAPGSLSKAINIKGENIAFTLQADSAHLLLHLTHGGHDPALQQELIQYIIEWFDLERDIAPFYTLLRKNRTLGYMAKDFDGFRLIGIHDLYEALCWSIIGQQINLNFAYTLKRRLVEQYGERLMVNGQALYVFPQPGVLQHARVADLRPLQFSERKAEYLLLVSQLFATGALSKQQVQQCASYEEQVALLTAIRGIGVWTANYALMKTLKQLQAIPYGDVGLLNALLNHGLIKDKKDSAGIEKLFLRFKGWESYLVFYLWRSLASGK, from the coding sequence ATGAAGACGTTGCTGATCCCGAAGCCGGCCCTGTTCAGTTTTGATGAGTGTTTGTGGTTCCTGAACCGGAATTATGACGACTGTTTGCATCATATAGCGCCGGGCAGTTTGTCTAAAGCTATCAATATCAAAGGAGAGAATATTGCCTTTACCCTGCAGGCCGATTCAGCACACCTGTTACTACACCTTACACACGGAGGCCATGACCCCGCCTTGCAGCAGGAACTGATACAATATATTATTGAGTGGTTTGACCTGGAACGGGATATTGCGCCTTTTTACACACTGCTGCGTAAAAACCGTACACTGGGTTATATGGCAAAAGACTTCGATGGCTTCCGCCTGATTGGCATCCATGATCTTTATGAAGCCCTCTGCTGGAGCATTATCGGGCAGCAGATCAACCTGAATTTTGCTTATACCCTGAAACGCAGGCTGGTAGAGCAATACGGCGAACGCCTGATGGTGAACGGACAAGCCTTGTATGTATTTCCACAACCCGGCGTACTGCAACATGCCAGGGTAGCCGATCTGCGGCCTCTCCAATTCTCTGAGCGCAAGGCAGAATACCTGCTGCTGGTATCCCAACTGTTTGCAACAGGCGCCCTCAGCAAGCAACAGGTGCAGCAATGCGCTTCATATGAAGAGCAGGTAGCCCTGCTCACCGCCATCAGGGGCATTGGCGTGTGGACGGCCAATTACGCACTGATGAAAACGCTGAAGCAATTACAGGCCATTCCTTATGGAGACGTTGGCCTCCTGAACGCATTACTGAATCACGGACTGATCAAGGATAAAAAGGACAGCGCCGGCATAGAGAAGCTGTTCCTCAGGTTTAAAGGCTGGGAAAGCTACCTGGTGTTTTATTTGTGGCGTTCTTTGGCGAGTGGTAAATAG
- a CDS encoding OmpA family protein, with product MKKVLICLAGCLLLAAQAILAQEVEREWDNRWFISPLCKFQVQEFGMLEKNRHGFLSDANQLPIMDKINASFAASAYKNIVGRLSFSVDIGLSYGHVTSKDRLISTTEAQTYNLLNATLYYHLLSHRYRLQPFISAGITNLINDSSYTSAPMGVGLKFNSKKIMIMAQAAYGYSISKTTANSLNYSLGLYLGINNKKKKKADKDKAAAADSAKKAQEDLAKKSDTTNKNNGQVVNNIVINVNVDSLLTARAGNNNGANGNQNGWPNNGNPNGNPNEWQGRENGKADYGDSLAGGRTAQAFDLIDYQVDTINGKPALKFTVYFYYKDYSLTSRAFATVDKVIAQLKRNPGKIVEIKGYTDNVGSTEYNNYLSMRRAQMAFDYMNSRGVPAERMIVSYYGKEYPVAENTPANAWLNRRVELVVRDKD from the coding sequence ATGAAAAAGGTACTAATCTGTTTGGCGGGTTGCCTCCTGCTGGCCGCACAAGCTATCCTGGCACAGGAAGTTGAACGGGAATGGGACAACAGATGGTTTATATCGCCCCTCTGTAAATTCCAGGTGCAGGAATTTGGCATGCTGGAAAAAAACAGGCACGGATTTCTGAGCGATGCCAATCAACTGCCGATCATGGACAAGATCAATGCGTCCTTTGCAGCATCTGCTTATAAAAACATTGTCGGCCGTTTGTCCTTCAGCGTAGATATCGGTCTTAGTTATGGGCATGTTACCAGTAAAGACAGGTTGATCAGCACTACAGAGGCCCAAACCTACAACCTGCTCAATGCCACCCTTTACTACCATTTATTAAGTCACCGTTACCGCCTCCAGCCTTTCATCTCGGCAGGCATCACTAACCTGATCAACGACTCTTCCTATACCAGCGCGCCCATGGGCGTTGGATTAAAGTTCAATTCCAAAAAGATCATGATCATGGCGCAGGCGGCATATGGCTATTCAATCAGCAAAACTACCGCCAACTCCCTGAACTACTCTTTGGGCCTGTACCTGGGTATCAATAACAAAAAGAAGAAGAAAGCGGATAAGGACAAAGCTGCTGCCGCCGACTCTGCGAAGAAAGCGCAGGAAGACCTGGCTAAAAAGAGCGATACCACCAATAAGAACAATGGCCAGGTAGTGAACAACATTGTCATCAATGTAAACGTGGATTCCCTCCTTACTGCGAGGGCCGGTAACAATAATGGCGCCAATGGCAACCAGAATGGATGGCCCAATAACGGCAATCCCAATGGTAATCCCAATGAATGGCAGGGCCGTGAAAATGGTAAGGCAGATTATGGGGATTCCCTGGCAGGCGGACGTACAGCGCAGGCATTTGACCTCATAGACTACCAGGTAGATACCATCAATGGCAAGCCGGCGCTTAAATTCACCGTCTACTTCTACTACAAAGACTATTCACTCACCTCCAGGGCGTTTGCTACCGTGGATAAAGTGATTGCACAATTAAAACGTAACCCCGGTAAAATAGTGGAAATAAAAGGTTATACCGACAACGTAGGATCTACAGAGTACAACAACTACCTGTCTATGCGAAGAGCCCAGATGGCCTTTGATTACATGAACAGCAGGGGCGTACCGGCAGAGCGGATGATCGTAAGCTATTACGGAAAAGAATACCCGGTAGCTGAAAATACACCTGCCAATGCCTGGCTCAACCGCCGCGTAGAGCTCGTCGTACGCGATAAAGATTAA
- a CDS encoding PorP/SprF family type IX secretion system membrane protein: MKSIWFLLSGVLLAGIARAQEINFSRVQDMAVWYNQSLKTDKLNSVKLNYRNVQYGGVIAYNSISAMADMPLIAKSKKEAANTGYFSASAGAASDKSNQGILNNTLGLLGISYALPIGKNETYLAAGFQGVYYQSNLNVNGGALFGDQYDKYGPVEGMASNDRYASGWSYGYFNLNAGISVFNNSAFNKWYLGASVMHVNKPYTDKNKTKEYRLSQAWGVQGGYRFVTGLDDDECAFYASMNWQGKAYKHFFNGTWSTPVKQLPGTAVGLGLGYRYEDALVPSIELRYVKLIVGISYDMNISDISASGIKRNGLELALRLDF; the protein is encoded by the coding sequence ATGAAATCAATTTGGTTCTTACTAAGCGGTGTTTTATTGGCGGGCATAGCCCGGGCACAGGAAATTAACTTTTCCCGTGTACAGGACATGGCAGTCTGGTACAACCAGTCGCTCAAAACCGATAAACTCAATAGTGTAAAACTAAACTACCGCAACGTACAATACGGAGGCGTCATTGCCTACAACAGCATCAGCGCCATGGCCGATATGCCGTTGATTGCAAAATCTAAAAAAGAAGCAGCGAACACCGGCTACTTCAGCGCCAGCGCAGGAGCAGCTTCAGATAAATCAAATCAGGGTATCCTCAACAATACCCTGGGACTGTTGGGTATATCCTATGCCCTGCCCATCGGGAAAAATGAAACCTACCTGGCGGCCGGCTTCCAGGGCGTTTACTACCAGAGCAACCTCAACGTCAACGGCGGAGCGCTCTTTGGCGATCAATATGACAAATACGGACCGGTGGAGGGGATGGCCAGCAACGACCGCTATGCTTCCGGCTGGTCGTACGGCTATTTTAATCTCAATGCCGGTATCTCTGTTTTCAACAATTCAGCGTTTAATAAATGGTACCTGGGTGCATCGGTCATGCACGTGAACAAACCCTATACCGATAAGAACAAAACAAAGGAATACCGGCTTTCACAGGCCTGGGGTGTACAAGGGGGATACAGGTTTGTAACCGGACTTGATGATGATGAATGCGCCTTCTATGCGTCCATGAACTGGCAGGGGAAAGCCTACAAGCATTTCTTCAATGGCACCTGGTCCACACCCGTCAAACAATTGCCGGGTACGGCCGTAGGCCTGGGATTGGGTTACCGCTATGAAGACGCGTTGGTACCCAGCATTGAATTAAGGTATGTGAAGCTGATAGTGGGAATATCCTATGATATGAATATTTCCGATATCAGCGCATCAGGAATAAAACGTAATGGATTGGAATTAGCCCTAAGACTCGATTTTTAA
- a CDS encoding Ig-like domain-containing protein — protein MLLWMLLCIPGFNTGALAFAPGAGRPPGVPDMNHPDTKLIVTKTNSIANSGEENIVTAHVVDEFGVPVPGVIVSFANSIFGQNKVTDASGNASFSFAGFAIGQANVTASVNGVPFKFGNPAVTYFVAGPPATNVPTTNLSVIDDNAVANGTEKNIVRARITDAYGNPVVNQPVLFTIAAGTANFADPNPVQTDANGYADISLVSLTAGQVSITASVNGVNIINGSPAVATFVADVPQTSNPATALIVVVPSATANGTATTSVKAHVVDANGNPVPGASVVFTIASGTASFASSATVTTDANGDAIVTLKSTVAGQVSITATVNGNPIVNGSPAKVTFTAGSPSVGISSTGLLVVNDNALANNTATNRVRARIRDAYNNPVPGATIVFTIVSGTGTFIGTGTATTNSNGNAYIDIVSTVAGQVSITATVNGVAIINGSPAVVTFVADAPNTGNPATALSVVTDNAVANNTALNSVKAHVVDANGNPVPNATIVFTITSGTATFQSAATITTDANGDAIVTLKSTVAGQVSITATVNGTPIVNGSPAVVTFVADAPNTGNPATALIIVSDFATANGTATNSVKAHVVDANGNPVENAVIIFTVNGTADFASVPAGMTDANGDFIVLLTSTVAGTVEVTATVNGISIVNGSPAVVTFVADAPQTGNPATTLSVVTDNAVANNTALNSVKAHIVDANGNPVPNATIVFTITSGTATFASSATITTNANGDAIVTLKSTVVGQVSITATVNGIPIVNGSPAIVTFVVDVPSTGNPATALSVVDDNATADDVDLNSVKAHIVDANGNPVPNATVVFTIASGTATFATAATVTTDANGDAIITLHSPVAGQVSITATVNGNPIVNGSPAVVTFVAGAPNTGNPATALIVVIPSAPANGTAVTSVKAHIVDANGNPVPNANIIFTIASGTANFASSATVTTNANGDAIVTLNSTVIGSVDITATVNGVAIVNGSPATVQFVVDVPSVTNPATALSVVTDNAVADGAATNSVKAHIVDASGHPVPNATIVFTISKGTAGFVGSATITTDANGDAIITLNSTVAGKVEITATVNGTAIINGSPAIVTFVAGVSNPGNPATALSVVVDNASANGTATNSVKAHVVDANGNPVPNATIEFTIASGTATFVGSTTVTTDANGDAIITLTSTVGGTVGITATVNGAPIVNGSPTTVTFTTDPDVSVPDTRLIVITNDALADGVETNSVKAHVVDASGTPLAMKEVFFRIESGSATVLTVQPVLTDANGDATILLASKAAGTVTVTAKVSDKPIVNGSPAKLRFVPIDIYVPRVFTPNNDGTNDVVKPIVVGITTFHYFNIYNRWGNLVFTTKDPNVGWDGRFKGILQPVETYLWIAEGLDKDKKKITRRGMVSLVR, from the coding sequence GTGTTGCTATGGATGCTGTTATGCATACCCGGCTTTAACACGGGCGCATTGGCATTTGCACCAGGCGCCGGTCGTCCGCCAGGCGTACCGGATATGAACCATCCTGATACGAAGCTCATTGTCACAAAAACCAACTCTATTGCCAATAGTGGTGAAGAGAACATTGTAACGGCGCACGTCGTGGATGAATTTGGTGTTCCTGTGCCGGGTGTCATTGTCTCTTTTGCCAATTCGATCTTTGGTCAAAATAAAGTAACAGATGCCAGCGGCAATGCCTCCTTCTCCTTTGCAGGTTTTGCAATTGGTCAGGCCAACGTTACGGCATCCGTAAATGGAGTGCCTTTTAAATTTGGCAATCCTGCAGTCACTTACTTTGTAGCAGGTCCTCCTGCCACCAACGTTCCCACTACTAATCTTTCTGTCATTGATGACAATGCCGTTGCCAATGGCACGGAGAAAAATATTGTTAGGGCGCGTATAACCGACGCCTACGGTAACCCCGTGGTGAATCAGCCCGTCTTATTTACCATTGCCGCCGGTACCGCCAACTTTGCCGATCCTAACCCTGTTCAAACAGATGCCAATGGTTATGCAGACATATCATTGGTGAGTTTAACGGCAGGTCAGGTAAGCATTACTGCTTCTGTTAATGGTGTCAATATTATCAATGGCAGCCCTGCTGTGGCGACCTTTGTGGCCGATGTGCCGCAAACGTCCAACCCGGCTACTGCATTAATTGTGGTAGTGCCCAGTGCAACGGCCAATGGTACAGCCACCACCAGTGTAAAAGCCCATGTGGTAGATGCCAATGGCAACCCGGTTCCCGGCGCCAGTGTGGTATTTACCATTGCCAGTGGTACAGCTTCCTTTGCCAGCTCCGCTACTGTCACTACCGATGCCAACGGCGATGCCATTGTTACGCTGAAAAGCACCGTGGCTGGTCAGGTAAGCATCACAGCTACGGTAAATGGTAATCCCATTGTGAATGGCAGCCCGGCCAAAGTGACCTTTACTGCCGGTTCCCCTTCTGTAGGCATATCGAGTACCGGATTACTCGTAGTAAATGATAATGCACTTGCTAATAATACCGCCACCAACCGTGTAAGGGCCCGCATCAGGGATGCCTACAACAACCCGGTACCGGGTGCTACTATCGTCTTCACCATCGTAAGTGGTACAGGTACCTTCATAGGCACCGGCACCGCTACGACCAATTCAAATGGCAATGCCTACATTGATATCGTAAGTACCGTAGCCGGCCAGGTAAGCATCACTGCTACGGTAAATGGTGTAGCCATCATAAATGGCAGTCCGGCCGTGGTCACCTTCGTGGCCGATGCACCCAACACAGGCAACCCTGCTACTGCATTGAGCGTGGTAACTGATAATGCAGTAGCTAACAATACGGCGCTTAACAGCGTCAAAGCACATGTGGTGGATGCCAACGGAAATCCTGTTCCCAACGCTACCATCGTATTCACCATCACCAGCGGTACGGCTACCTTCCAAAGTGCAGCTACCATCACAACAGATGCCAATGGCGATGCCATTGTTACCTTGAAAAGTACCGTGGCTGGACAGGTCAGCATCACCGCTACAGTGAATGGTACGCCCATTGTAAACGGCAGTCCGGCTGTGGTGACCTTCGTAGCCGATGCGCCCAATACAGGCAATCCTGCCACGGCGTTGATCATCGTCAGCGACTTTGCTACGGCCAATGGTACAGCTACCAATAGCGTAAAGGCCCATGTGGTAGACGCTAATGGCAATCCTGTTGAAAATGCCGTCATCATATTCACGGTAAACGGCACTGCCGACTTTGCCAGCGTTCCTGCCGGTATGACCGATGCCAATGGCGATTTCATCGTATTGCTCACCAGCACAGTGGCTGGTACTGTTGAAGTAACCGCCACCGTAAATGGTATATCTATCGTGAACGGCAGCCCGGCTGTTGTGACCTTTGTAGCCGACGCACCGCAAACAGGTAATCCTGCTACCACATTGAGTGTGGTAACTGATAACGCAGTAGCTAATAATACGGCGCTTAACAGCGTCAAAGCACATATTGTGGATGCCAACGGAAATCCCGTTCCCAATGCCACCATTGTATTCACCATCACCAGCGGTACAGCTACCTTTGCCAGCTCCGCTACCATAACCACCAATGCGAATGGCGATGCCATTGTTACACTGAAAAGCACGGTGGTTGGTCAGGTAAGCATTACAGCTACAGTAAATGGCATACCCATTGTTAACGGTAGCCCTGCTATCGTAACCTTTGTGGTAGATGTGCCTTCTACAGGAAATCCGGCCACAGCGCTCAGTGTGGTGGATGACAATGCCACAGCCGATGATGTTGATCTTAACAGCGTCAAAGCACACATTGTGGATGCCAACGGAAATCCTGTTCCCAATGCTACCGTTGTATTTACCATTGCCAGTGGAACAGCTACATTCGCTACTGCTGCTACCGTAACCACCGATGCCAACGGCGATGCCATTATTACACTGCACAGCCCCGTGGCTGGTCAGGTAAGTATAACTGCTACAGTAAATGGTAACCCCATTGTAAACGGTAGCCCGGCTGTGGTGACCTTCGTGGCCGGTGCGCCCAATACAGGTAATCCTGCTACGGCACTCATAGTAGTCATCCCCAGCGCTCCTGCCAATGGAACGGCTGTTACCAGTGTGAAAGCCCATATCGTGGATGCCAATGGAAACCCTGTTCCCAATGCAAACATCATATTTACCATAGCCAGCGGTACGGCCAATTTCGCCAGCTCCGCTACTGTTACTACCAATGCCAATGGCGATGCCATTGTTACACTGAATAGTACAGTAATAGGCAGTGTAGATATTACCGCTACAGTAAACGGTGTGGCCATTGTAAACGGAAGCCCTGCCACTGTACAATTCGTGGTAGATGTGCCGTCTGTAACCAATCCTGCCACTGCCCTCAGTGTAGTGACCGATAATGCCGTTGCCGATGGAGCAGCTACCAACAGCGTGAAAGCGCATATTGTAGATGCTTCCGGGCACCCGGTTCCCAATGCTACTATTGTATTTACCATTTCAAAAGGCACTGCCGGCTTTGTAGGCAGCGCCACAATAACCACCGATGCGAACGGTGATGCCATCATCACGCTGAACAGCACCGTAGCCGGTAAAGTAGAAATTACAGCCACCGTAAATGGAACGGCTATCATAAACGGCAGCCCGGCCATCGTAACCTTTGTGGCAGGTGTGTCGAATCCTGGTAATCCTGCTACCGCATTATCAGTAGTTGTCGACAATGCGTCGGCCAATGGTACAGCCACCAACAGTGTAAAAGCACACGTGGTAGATGCCAATGGTAATCCTGTTCCCAATGCTACCATTGAATTTACCATCGCCAGCGGTACCGCCACCTTTGTGGGTAGTACCACGGTAACCACCGATGCGAATGGTGATGCCATCATCACGCTCACCAGCACAGTGGGAGGTACAGTAGGCATTACCGCTACTGTAAATGGGGCGCCGATCGTTAATGGAAGTCCCACTACCGTTACATTCACTACCGACCCGGATGTGTCTGTACCCGATACAAGGCTCATTGTAATAACCAATGATGCCCTGGCCGATGGGGTGGAAACCAATAGCGTCAAAGCACATGTGGTGGACGCCAGTGGTACACCGCTCGCCATGAAAGAAGTGTTCTTCAGAATAGAGTCTGGTAGTGCTACTGTATTAACAGTACAGCCGGTATTGACCGATGCCAATGGCGATGCTACCATCCTCCTGGCCAGTAAAGCAGCAGGGACTGTAACAGTGACCGCCAAAGTGAGTGATAAGCCAATTGTGAATGGCAGTCCGGCCAAACTGCGCTTTGTGCCTATTGACATTTATGTGCCAAGGGTCTTTACGCCCAACAATGATGGTACCAATGACGTGGTTAAACCCATCGTAGTAGGTATCACCACCTTCCATTACTTCAACATCTACAACCGTTGGGGCAACCTGGTATTTACTACCAAAGACCCGAATGTTGGATGGGACGGACGCTTCAAGGGTATATTGCAACCGGTAGAAACATACCTGTGGATAGCGGAAGGACTTGATAAAGACAAAAAGAAGATCACCCGCAGGGGTATGGTTTCACTGGTGAGATAA
- a CDS encoding DUF475 domain-containing protein, with the protein MNEMIQDILNNPLAALAVVGNLIVIESLLSVDNAAVLATMVMDLPKEQRSRALRYGIIGAYVFRGICLLLAAYIIKIWWLKPLGGLYLLYLVWDWWKGKQTPEKEDDTLDKKSNWLYRSTVGALGNFWATVALVEIMDLAFSIDNVFAAVAFSDNIILIWLGVFIGILAMRFVAQGFVKLMEKYAFLETAAFVVIAILGIKLMLSLYEHFQPQTAVSKFLGSHAADWGVSILTISIFILPILYTLLFGSKKQEADI; encoded by the coding sequence ATGAATGAAATGATCCAGGACATTCTCAACAACCCCCTTGCTGCGTTGGCGGTGGTTGGGAATCTTATTGTAATTGAGAGCTTGCTGTCGGTGGATAATGCTGCAGTACTGGCCACCATGGTCATGGACCTGCCCAAAGAGCAGAGAAGCAGGGCCCTGCGGTATGGTATCATTGGCGCCTATGTGTTCCGGGGTATCTGTTTGCTCCTGGCTGCTTACATCATCAAAATATGGTGGCTCAAACCACTGGGGGGGCTCTACCTGCTTTATCTCGTATGGGATTGGTGGAAAGGAAAGCAAACGCCGGAAAAGGAAGATGATACGCTCGATAAAAAGAGCAACTGGTTATACCGCAGTACCGTGGGCGCCCTGGGCAACTTCTGGGCTACCGTAGCGCTCGTGGAGATCATGGACCTCGCTTTCTCTATTGATAACGTATTTGCGGCGGTGGCCTTCTCCGATAACATCATCCTCATCTGGCTGGGTGTATTCATCGGTATCCTGGCCATGCGGTTCGTGGCGCAGGGCTTTGTAAAGCTCATGGAAAAATACGCTTTCCTCGAAACGGCTGCCTTTGTGGTCATTGCTATCCTGGGTATCAAGCTCATGCTTTCTTTATATGAGCACTTTCAGCCACAAACGGCAGTCAGCAAATTCCTCGGAAGCCATGCTGCCGATTGGGGCGTATCCATCCTCACCATCAGCATATTTATACTGCCCATTCTTTACACCCTGCTCTTCGGCAGCAAAAAACAGGAAGCAGACATCTAA